One Aquamicrobium sp. genomic region harbors:
- a CDS encoding Fur family transcriptional regulator has product MAPLPDLTKNQTLVLDALTRVEGPASAYLLLDRLREHGFRAPLQVYRALEKLIDYGLVHRLESLNSFVACAHPHEHAHGHRHGLVAFAICETCGQVDEFSDAAVEKRLRGWANDHSFRLSKTTIEMRGTCANCLMQ; this is encoded by the coding sequence ATGGCGCCGCTTCCCGATCTGACGAAGAACCAGACCCTGGTGCTGGACGCGCTGACGCGCGTCGAGGGCCCGGCCAGCGCCTATCTCCTGCTCGACCGGCTGCGCGAGCACGGCTTTCGCGCGCCGCTTCAGGTTTATCGCGCGCTCGAGAAGCTCATCGACTATGGCCTCGTCCACCGGCTCGAAAGCCTCAACTCCTTCGTGGCCTGCGCCCATCCGCACGAGCACGCCCATGGGCACAGGCACGGGCTGGTCGCCTTCGCGATCTGCGAGACTTGCGGTCAGGTCGACGAGTTCTCGGATGCGGCGGTGGAGAAGCGCCTCAGGGGATGGGCGAACGACCATTCCTTCAGGCTTTCGAAGACCACCATCGAGATGCGCGGCACCTGCGCCAACTGCCTGATGCAATAG
- a CDS encoding cytochrome c, whose amino-acid sequence MDEAQTIMPEGRGHRALVRVGLAVALACAAGLAFWWGHGFLVAERTTSFLRWQDPPTVLAGEALYRTHCSSCHGVPGHSPPLAQNGEIAPPHDENGHTWQHPDFALFQLIRDGVAVANCTPVDPDKMPMFRDVLSDSELVAVLSYIKSRWPQEIRTEHDKVNVMYGPYNDAVGALIGSGG is encoded by the coding sequence GTGGACGAGGCGCAGACGATCATGCCCGAAGGCCGGGGCCACCGCGCGCTCGTCCGGGTCGGCCTCGCGGTCGCGCTCGCCTGCGCGGCCGGGCTTGCGTTCTGGTGGGGCCACGGCTTCCTCGTCGCCGAGCGGACAACGAGCTTCCTGCGGTGGCAAGACCCGCCGACCGTTCTTGCCGGGGAAGCGCTCTATCGCACGCATTGCTCGTCCTGCCACGGCGTTCCGGGGCATTCGCCGCCGCTCGCCCAAAACGGGGAGATCGCCCCGCCGCATGACGAGAACGGGCATACGTGGCAGCATCCCGACTTCGCCCTGTTCCAGCTCATCCGCGACGGCGTGGCGGTGGCGAACTGCACGCCGGTCGACCCCGACAAGATGCCGATGTTCAGGGATGTCCTGAGCGATTCCGAGCTCGTCGCGGTGCTCTCCTACATCAAGTCGCGCTGGCCGCAGGAGATTCGAACGGAGCACGACAAGGTCAACGTGATGTACGGCCCCTACAACGATGCCGTCGGGGCGCTGATCGGCAGCGGCGGATAA
- a CDS encoding Fur family transcriptional regulator, with the protein MTNLAAAPPGATNRRRGRNRQLVLDVLERATRPMRAYELLELLREDGFRAPLQVYRALEQLIADGAVRKIESLSAFALCAQGESRAAFAICSACGHARAFHDPALDRALRRPAGRAGFTATAATVELSGLCERCAHE; encoded by the coding sequence ATGACGAATCTCGCCGCCGCCCCGCCCGGGGCCACCAACCGAAGACGCGGGCGCAACCGCCAGCTCGTTCTCGACGTGCTGGAGCGGGCGACGAGGCCGATGCGCGCGTATGAGCTGCTCGAGCTGCTGCGCGAGGACGGCTTTCGCGCACCGCTTCAGGTCTATCGCGCCCTCGAGCAGCTCATCGCGGATGGCGCGGTCCGAAAGATCGAGAGCCTGAGCGCGTTCGCGCTGTGCGCGCAGGGCGAAAGCCGCGCGGCGTTCGCGATCTGTAGCGCGTGCGGGCATGCGCGCGCGTTTCACGATCCGGCGCTGGACCGGGCGCTGCGCCGGCCTGCCGGCAGGGCGGGCTTTACCGCCACAGCGGCGACGGTCGAACTCTCCGGGCTTTGCGAGCGCTGCGCCCATGAATAG
- a CDS encoding GTP-binding protein, producing the protein MNRTPVFVLTGFLGAGKSTLLNRLLTDPSFAGTAVVINEFGDVALDHDLVHAGRAQVVRTTTGCLCCTDGSDLGTSLRELSALAGAGGLSFSRVVIETTGLADPAPLVNQLMRDPLVAQGFELAGIVALVDVVTGALSIENHFEAAKQIAFADRIVMTRTDLARDPASLRDIDDLRAQLAALNPAARLADANRPGFDLSALFRPRAYAPASLGDDVTGWLALDEAIRGEGHETREALPFSRHGGRIRTFSIVRERPVGREALRRFLDLLALSAGPRLLRVKGLVHDRDEPDRPRVLHVVQHAIFPLTALEAWPGADHRTRLVFITDGIDPEPVRQLFEAALDGRPAGQGRALETLARTLRSGAARLARALTG; encoded by the coding sequence ATGAATAGGACGCCCGTCTTCGTGCTCACCGGCTTCCTCGGAGCCGGCAAGTCGACGCTTCTCAACCGGCTCCTCACCGATCCGTCCTTCGCCGGCACGGCCGTCGTCATCAACGAATTCGGCGATGTCGCCCTCGATCACGATCTGGTCCATGCCGGCCGGGCGCAGGTCGTGCGCACCACCACCGGATGCCTGTGCTGCACGGACGGCAGCGACCTCGGAACGTCCCTGCGCGAGCTCTCCGCTCTTGCCGGGGCCGGCGGCCTCTCCTTCAGCCGCGTTGTCATCGAGACCACCGGGCTCGCCGATCCCGCGCCGCTCGTGAACCAGCTGATGCGCGATCCGCTCGTCGCGCAGGGCTTCGAGCTCGCCGGCATCGTCGCCCTCGTCGATGTCGTCACCGGCGCATTGTCGATCGAGAACCATTTCGAGGCGGCCAAGCAGATCGCCTTCGCCGACCGCATCGTCATGACAAGGACCGATCTGGCGCGCGATCCCGCTTCCCTGCGCGACATCGACGACCTCAGGGCGCAGCTCGCGGCGCTGAACCCTGCGGCGCGGCTCGCCGACGCCAACCGGCCCGGCTTCGACCTGTCGGCCCTCTTCCGGCCGCGCGCCTACGCGCCCGCTTCGCTCGGCGACGACGTGACCGGCTGGCTCGCCCTCGACGAGGCGATCCGGGGCGAGGGCCACGAGACGCGGGAGGCGCTGCCCTTCTCCCGCCATGGCGGGCGGATCCGCACCTTTTCCATCGTCCGCGAGCGTCCCGTCGGGCGCGAGGCGCTGCGCAGGTTCCTCGACCTGCTCGCCTTGTCGGCCGGGCCTCGCCTGCTGCGGGTCAAGGGTCTCGTCCATGACCGCGACGAGCCCGACCGGCCGCGCGTCCTCCATGTCGTCCAGCATGCAATCTTTCCCCTGACGGCGCTGGAGGCGTGGCCGGGCGCGGACCACCGCACCCGGCTGGTCTTCATCACCGACGGCATCGACCCCGAGCCGGTCCGCCAGCTCTTCGAGGCGGCGCTCGACGGCCGGCCGGCCGGGCAGGGCCGGGCGCTCGAAACCCTCGCGCGGACCCTGAGGTCGGGCGCCGCCCGGCTGGCCCGCGCCCTGACCGGCTGA
- a CDS encoding GTP-binding protein — MSAEASAQTPVTVLTGYLGAGKTTLLNRILSEQHGRKYAVIVNEFGEVGIDNDLIVDADEEVFEMNNGCICCTVRGDLIRIIEGLMRRKDRFDAILIETTGLADPAPVAQTFFMDDDVRQKTNLDAIVTVVDARHLPGEIDHAHEAQEQLAFADIVILNKTDLVSAGELAAVEARIRKINPTAAIRRSTRCDVPLDHVLNRGAFDLDRVLEIEPDFLDGHHDHHHDDHVTSFSLTTDEPLDPRRFLPWVQMITQRLGMDILRMKGIVSFEDDDDRFVVQAVHMLLEGDHQRPWKEGEPRVSRLVFIGRNLPRDVIEDGFMKCRAGAA, encoded by the coding sequence ATGTCCGCTGAAGCATCCGCCCAGACCCCCGTGACCGTGCTGACCGGCTATCTCGGCGCCGGCAAGACGACGCTGCTCAACCGCATCCTCTCCGAGCAGCACGGCAGGAAATACGCCGTCATCGTCAACGAGTTCGGCGAGGTCGGCATCGACAACGACCTCATCGTCGACGCCGACGAGGAGGTGTTCGAGATGAACAACGGATGCATCTGCTGCACGGTGCGCGGCGACCTGATCCGCATCATCGAGGGCCTGATGCGCCGCAAGGACCGCTTCGACGCGATCCTCATCGAGACGACGGGCCTCGCCGACCCCGCCCCCGTCGCCCAGACCTTCTTCATGGACGACGACGTGCGGCAGAAGACGAACCTCGACGCCATCGTCACCGTGGTCGACGCCAGGCATCTGCCCGGCGAGATCGACCACGCCCACGAGGCGCAGGAGCAGCTCGCCTTCGCCGACATCGTCATCCTGAACAAGACCGATCTCGTTTCGGCCGGGGAGCTGGCCGCCGTCGAGGCGCGTATCCGCAAGATCAACCCGACGGCGGCGATCCGGCGGTCCACCCGGTGCGACGTGCCGCTCGACCATGTGCTGAACCGCGGCGCCTTCGATCTCGACCGGGTGCTGGAAATCGAGCCCGATTTCCTCGATGGCCACCACGATCACCATCATGACGACCACGTCACCAGCTTCTCGCTGACGACCGACGAGCCGCTCGATCCGCGCAGGTTCCTGCCGTGGGTGCAGATGATCACCCAGCGTCTCGGCATGGACATCCTGCGCATGAAGGGGATCGTCTCCTTCGAGGACGACGACGACCGCTTCGTGGTGCAGGCCGTCCACATGCTGCTCGAGGGCGACCACCAGCGGCCGTGGAAGGAGGGCGAGCCGCGCGTCAGCCGTCTCGTCTTCATCGGCCGCAACCTGCCGAGGGACGTCATCGAGGACGGCTTCATGAAATGCCGCGCCGGGGCGGCATGA
- a CDS encoding nitrate reductase: MNRLANPFAPRRALPEKTRQIKAWVRALCSLDETVVVSVTELACRDEDCPDIETVIGIMRPGEAIETVRVHRPVAGVTQDDLALAVRGGNRQTPGKGSI, translated from the coding sequence ATGAACCGCCTCGCGAATCCCTTCGCGCCGCGCCGCGCGCTGCCGGAGAAGACGCGGCAGATCAAGGCATGGGTGCGCGCGCTCTGCAGTCTAGACGAAACCGTCGTCGTGTCCGTCACCGAGCTGGCCTGCCGGGACGAGGACTGTCCCGACATCGAGACCGTGATCGGCATCATGCGGCCGGGCGAGGCGATCGAGACCGTGCGCGTCCACCGCCCCGTCGCCGGGGTGACGCAAGACGATCTCGCCCTCGCCGTCCGCGGAGGCAATCGGCAAACTCCCGGGAAAGGATCGATCTGA
- a CDS encoding NAD(P)/FAD-dependent oxidoreductase encodes MRFDVIVIGGSYAGMAAALQLLRARRQVLVIDAGRRRNRFASHSHGFLTQDGADPAQIAAAARAQLARYETLSWIEGTAERAEGGRGAFRVTLAGKGEAEGRRLLFATGVADALPPVDGLEERWGRSVFQCPYCHGYELGRGRLGVIAAGPGALHQALFLPEWGDVTLMTNGALSLDEGERADLAGRGVRIEERAITRLEGGADVRLADGEILSFAGLFTTSRCRPATPVAEALGCALEETPFGWQIRTDAQKETSVRGAFACGDVARVPHSVSLAVGDGAWTGAQIHRSLVF; translated from the coding sequence ATGCGTTTCGACGTGATCGTCATCGGCGGCAGCTATGCGGGGATGGCGGCGGCGCTGCAATTGCTGCGCGCGCGCCGGCAGGTTCTGGTGATCGACGCCGGCCGGCGGCGCAACCGCTTCGCGAGCCATTCGCACGGCTTCCTGACGCAGGACGGCGCCGACCCGGCGCAGATCGCGGCGGCGGCGCGCGCCCAGCTGGCGCGATACGAGACCCTGTCATGGATCGAGGGAACCGCCGAGCGGGCGGAAGGCGGCCGCGGCGCCTTCAGGGTGACGCTCGCCGGGAAGGGCGAGGCCGAAGGCCGCCGGCTCCTGTTCGCCACCGGCGTCGCCGACGCGCTGCCGCCGGTGGACGGGCTGGAGGAGCGGTGGGGCCGGAGCGTTTTCCAATGCCCCTATTGCCACGGCTACGAGCTCGGCCGGGGCAGGCTGGGCGTCATCGCCGCAGGCCCCGGCGCACTGCATCAGGCGCTGTTCCTGCCCGAATGGGGAGACGTGACGCTGATGACCAACGGCGCGCTGAGCCTCGACGAGGGCGAGCGGGCGGACCTCGCCGGCCGCGGCGTCAGGATCGAGGAACGCGCGATCACGCGGCTGGAGGGCGGTGCCGATGTCCGCCTGGCGGACGGGGAGATCCTGTCGTTCGCCGGCCTGTTCACCACCTCGCGCTGCCGGCCGGCGACGCCCGTCGCCGAAGCGCTCGGCTGCGCGCTGGAGGAAACGCCGTTCGGATGGCAGATCAGGACCGACGCGCAGAAGGAGACCTCCGTGCGCGGGGCGTTCGCCTGCGGCGACGTCGCCCGCGTCCCTCACTCCGTCTCGCTCGCCGTCGGCGACGGCGCCTGGACCGGCGCCCAGATCCACCGCTCGCTCGTGTTCTGA
- a CDS encoding RNA polymerase sigma factor, with protein MDRLKLGKLIGAFVKVRPRLEASARARTGCRATAEDLVQDAWLKLEDTCLDAEVHNPGGFITQVANTTVAGHLRKERRRAEIDAEISGLLWDSVDEASPERMLIGRENLCAVCAALDALPERTRRIFLMNRIEQIPHRRIAEMLGISDEAVYYHIRRALERLAVLRDELAG; from the coding sequence GTGGACAGGCTGAAACTCGGAAAACTGATCGGTGCTTTCGTCAAGGTGCGGCCGCGCCTCGAGGCGTCGGCGCGGGCACGCACCGGCTGCCGCGCGACGGCCGAGGATCTCGTGCAGGACGCCTGGCTGAAGCTCGAGGACACTTGTCTCGACGCCGAGGTCCACAATCCCGGTGGCTTCATCACCCAGGTCGCCAACACGACGGTGGCGGGGCATCTGCGCAAGGAGCGCCGCCGCGCCGAGATCGACGCGGAAATCTCCGGCCTCCTGTGGGACTCGGTGGACGAGGCCTCGCCCGAGCGGATGCTGATCGGCCGCGAGAACCTGTGCGCGGTGTGCGCCGCGCTCGACGCGTTGCCGGAAAGGACGCGGCGCATCTTCCTGATGAACCGCATCGAGCAGATCCCCCACCGGCGGATCGCGGAAATGCTCGGCATCAGCGACGAGGCGGTCTACTACCATATCCGCCGGGCGCTCGAACGTCTGGCCGTCCTGCGCGACGAGCTCGCAGGCTGA
- a CDS encoding FecR domain-containing protein: protein MDETDKRHDGDDHGEPHGKHRVALDARDWIVRLTSGNVSAAELERFKAWRDQSQQHRRAFERERAFWRQLQALDGKSDGMPPFRPLPGARRAPVGRRAFLIGGGAVAASAAAAIVAMPRLGVWWNADFTTAVGEQARIDLPDGSVATLNTDSAIAVDFTPQLRLVTLLKGEAEFGVRPDASSLFRVAALGGNSDALGTTFAVKALEDVATVTVREGHVRVAGPASPTDIGGLAAGGIDLAANEQTTYGAGEPPLPASAVDIEAVMAWRDGRVIFEGRPFAAAMAELGRYVPERIVLAPGVRPDVPVSAIFSTANALDAVQALAKTQGLVARRVPGVMILVA, encoded by the coding sequence ATGGACGAAACCGATAAACGCCATGACGGGGACGACCACGGGGAGCCTCACGGGAAGCACCGGGTCGCGCTGGATGCGCGCGACTGGATCGTGCGCCTGACCTCCGGCAATGTCAGCGCGGCGGAGCTCGAACGCTTCAAGGCATGGCGCGACCAGTCGCAGCAGCACCGGCGCGCCTTCGAGCGCGAGCGCGCGTTCTGGCGGCAATTGCAGGCGCTGGACGGCAAGTCGGACGGCATGCCGCCCTTCCGGCCCCTGCCGGGCGCCAGACGCGCGCCTGTCGGCCGCCGTGCCTTCCTGATCGGCGGCGGCGCGGTCGCGGCATCCGCCGCGGCGGCCATCGTCGCGATGCCGCGGCTCGGGGTGTGGTGGAACGCCGATTTCACCACGGCCGTCGGCGAGCAGGCCAGGATCGATCTTCCCGACGGCTCGGTCGCGACCCTCAACACCGACAGCGCCATCGCGGTGGACTTCACGCCGCAGCTGCGGCTGGTCACGCTGCTGAAGGGAGAGGCCGAATTCGGCGTCCGTCCCGATGCGTCGTCGCTGTTCCGGGTCGCCGCGCTCGGCGGCAACAGCGACGCGCTGGGCACGACCTTTGCGGTCAAGGCGCTCGAAGACGTGGCGACGGTGACGGTGCGCGAAGGGCATGTGCGCGTCGCGGGGCCGGCGTCGCCGACCGACATCGGCGGGCTCGCAGCCGGCGGGATCGACCTCGCCGCCAACGAGCAGACGACCTACGGCGCGGGGGAGCCGCCGCTGCCCGCCTCCGCGGTCGACATCGAGGCGGTCATGGCGTGGCGCGACGGCCGGGTGATCTTCGAGGGTCGCCCGTTCGCGGCCGCGATGGCCGAGCTCGGCCGCTACGTGCCCGAGCGGATCGTGCTCGCCCCCGGGGTGCGGCCGGACGTGCCGGTCAGCGCCATCTTCTCGACCGCGAACGCGCTCGACGCCGTCCAGGCGCTGGCGAAGACGCAGGGCCTCGTCGCGCGCCGGGTTCCCGGCGTGATGATCCTCGTCGCCTGA
- a CDS encoding TonB-dependent receptor, whose product MNDDRAGQTISRRARRRLLTPLMMGTALCLGVLPAVLPVPQAAAQAARTHSFSIASQPLNAALRALADQTGVQIAYATSVAAGTIAPAVSGTMSTEDALARLLSGSGLRYSFTNANTVTILEAGATTDIGNVAADGSTVLDTIDVLGGGGGFSPDTPYETAGSSTYISGEQIERFRGTSTGDILSGTPGVLNGDNRNGAALDVNIRGMQGQGRSPVSVDGAIQETTVYRGYSGVVGRSYVDPDLIGSVAIEKGPSSAADGAGVIGGIIRMSTITVDDILLPDRTFGVRLKGGFNTNNSSVPPVGTWGGLSGAGNYPNDSVPTSFGGPDGMDRPGFLEPTGGSGSIAAGYRSDYVDLVAAYARRRHGNYHAGTRGDAIPKPEIGPQYGWIIVNGERVWGPLDDRSTVTFPGLSRYRAGEEVLNTSQDNASILLKGTIRLPHDQQIDLGFMRYESTYGEIMPSQVLWNPGGGAYQAWLNSIELDTYTAKYKWDPADNDLIKLNVGLWMVDSNLILPYQWYFTDQTPPPELANWFGSKGRRWGVNIDNTSFFETAWGDVSLNYGGSYTYEIIRPGDGTELDGRRGNRRELSLFTAGQWKPTDWLTLDASLRYSDFTSKDTRPWTVTTYPLRHGDQVINFKTSAERTAYRQANPGSVNLPTVRETKYGVYRTFEDDGLAPIVSATVEPWDGIQFYGKYAEALRLPSLFETTRGWSADPTQADLEPEHARTWEVGFNVLRDDVLVEGDRLRFKASYFDNNVDNYITRTDTPEGTLLMVNVDHARLRGFELSGSYDTGRFFGSLAYTRYTDTEFCVKPGQIRNATYADQLCTEGGVSNSYVVNHLPPKESVSLTLGARAFDERLTVGGRLTYIGERPVTGLGERAGTGLITHIEWEPYTVVDLFTSYKVNDQFQIDAAIDNVTDTYYMDALTLGLFPSPGRTFRLNMTAKF is encoded by the coding sequence ATGAACGACGATCGTGCAGGGCAGACCATATCCCGGCGGGCCCGCCGCCGGCTGCTGACGCCGCTGATGATGGGCACGGCGCTCTGCCTCGGCGTCCTGCCGGCCGTCCTGCCCGTCCCGCAGGCGGCGGCGCAGGCCGCCCGCACCCACAGCTTCTCCATCGCCAGCCAGCCCCTGAACGCGGCGCTGCGCGCGCTGGCCGACCAGACCGGCGTCCAGATCGCCTATGCGACATCGGTCGCGGCGGGGACGATCGCGCCGGCCGTATCCGGGACCATGTCGACGGAGGACGCGCTCGCGCGGCTCCTGTCGGGCTCGGGGCTGCGCTACAGCTTCACCAACGCCAACACCGTCACCATCCTCGAAGCCGGCGCGACGACGGACATCGGCAACGTCGCGGCCGACGGCAGCACGGTGCTCGACACGATCGACGTGCTGGGCGGCGGCGGCGGGTTCTCGCCGGATACGCCTTACGAGACGGCGGGCTCCAGCACCTACATATCGGGCGAGCAGATCGAGCGGTTCCGCGGCACGTCCACGGGCGACATACTGTCGGGCACGCCCGGCGTGCTCAACGGCGACAACCGCAACGGCGCGGCGCTCGACGTCAACATCCGCGGCATGCAGGGGCAGGGCCGCTCGCCGGTCAGCGTCGACGGCGCGATACAGGAAACGACGGTCTATCGCGGCTATTCCGGCGTCGTCGGCCGCTCCTATGTCGATCCGGACCTCATCGGCAGCGTGGCGATCGAGAAAGGGCCGAGCTCCGCGGCGGACGGGGCCGGCGTCATCGGCGGCATCATCCGCATGAGCACGATCACCGTCGACGACATCCTGCTGCCCGACAGGACGTTCGGCGTGCGGCTCAAGGGCGGCTTCAACACGAACAACTCTTCCGTCCCGCCCGTCGGAACCTGGGGCGGGCTTTCCGGCGCCGGCAACTATCCCAACGATTCCGTGCCAACGTCCTTCGGCGGGCCGGACGGCATGGACAGGCCGGGCTTCCTCGAGCCGACCGGCGGCTCTGGCAGCATCGCCGCCGGCTACCGGTCGGACTATGTCGATCTCGTCGCCGCCTATGCCCGCCGCAGGCACGGCAACTATCACGCCGGCACGAGAGGCGACGCCATTCCAAAGCCGGAGATCGGCCCGCAATATGGCTGGATCATCGTCAATGGCGAAAGGGTCTGGGGACCGCTGGACGACAGGAGCACCGTCACCTTTCCCGGCCTGTCGCGCTACAGGGCCGGCGAGGAGGTTCTGAACACGTCCCAGGACAACGCGTCCATTCTTCTGAAAGGGACGATCCGTCTCCCTCACGACCAGCAGATCGATCTCGGCTTCATGCGCTACGAGAGCACCTATGGCGAGATCATGCCGTCGCAGGTCCTGTGGAACCCCGGCGGCGGTGCTTACCAGGCCTGGCTGAACAGCATCGAGCTGGACACCTACACCGCGAAATACAAATGGGATCCGGCGGACAACGACCTGATCAAGCTGAACGTCGGCCTGTGGATGGTCGACAGCAACCTGATCCTTCCATACCAGTGGTACTTCACCGATCAGACGCCTCCCCCGGAACTCGCCAACTGGTTCGGCAGCAAGGGCAGGCGCTGGGGCGTGAACATCGACAACACCTCCTTCTTCGAGACAGCGTGGGGCGACGTATCGCTGAACTATGGCGGCTCCTACACCTATGAGATCATCCGGCCGGGCGACGGCACGGAACTGGACGGGAGAAGAGGAAACAGGCGCGAGCTCAGCCTGTTCACCGCCGGGCAGTGGAAGCCGACGGACTGGCTAACCCTCGACGCATCGCTCCGCTATTCGGACTTCACGTCGAAGGACACGCGCCCGTGGACGGTAACGACCTATCCTCTCCGGCACGGGGATCAGGTGATCAACTTCAAGACCTCCGCCGAACGCACGGCGTACCGGCAGGCAAATCCGGGCTCGGTCAATCTTCCTACCGTGCGCGAGACCAAATACGGCGTCTATCGCACCTTCGAGGACGACGGGCTCGCTCCGATCGTCAGCGCGACGGTCGAGCCGTGGGACGGCATCCAGTTCTACGGCAAATATGCCGAGGCGCTGAGGCTGCCGAGCCTGTTCGAGACGACGCGCGGCTGGTCGGCCGACCCGACCCAGGCCGATCTGGAGCCGGAGCATGCCAGGACCTGGGAAGTCGGCTTCAACGTGCTGCGCGACGACGTGCTGGTCGAAGGCGACCGCCTGCGCTTCAAGGCGAGCTACTTCGACAACAACGTCGACAACTACATCACCCGGACCGATACGCCGGAAGGCACCCTGCTCATGGTCAATGTCGACCACGCGAGGCTGCGGGGCTTCGAGCTTTCGGGTTCCTACGACACGGGCCGGTTCTTCGGCAGCCTGGCCTACACCCGCTACACGGACACCGAATTCTGCGTGAAGCCGGGGCAGATCAGAAACGCGACCTATGCCGACCAGCTCTGCACCGAAGGCGGTGTCTCGAACAGCTACGTGGTCAATCATCTCCCGCCGAAGGAGAGCGTGTCGCTGACGCTCGGCGCCCGCGCCTTCGATGAAAGGCTGACCGTCGGAGGCCGGCTCACCTATATCGGCGAGCGGCCGGTGACCGGATTGGGCGAGCGGGCCGGCACCGGCCTGATAACCCATATCGAATGGGAGCCCTACACGGTGGTCGACCTGTTCACGAGCTACAAGGTCAACGATCAGTTCCAGATCGACGCCGCGATCGACAACGTCACGGACACCTATTACATGGACGCGCTCACGCTCGGCCTGTTTCCTTCGCCCGGCCGCACCTTCCGGCTGAACATGACGGCGAAGTTCTGA
- a CDS encoding IS3 family transposase (programmed frameshift), with the protein MPQKKHKPEEIVAKLRQVDVLLSQGRSVGEAVRSIGVTQFTYYRWRKEFGGLKGDQVKRLKELEKENDRLRKAVSDLTLEKLILKEAAFGKLLSPSRRRRCVDHVMAKFCVSERFACKVLGQHRSTQRKKPRGLHDEEALTADIIRLASRYGRYGYRRITAKLRSEGWTVNAKRVERIWRREGLKVPQKQPKKGRLWLNDGSCIRLRPEHPNHVWSYDFVEGRTHDGRKFRMLNIIDEFTRECLAIRIGRKLNSTDVIDVLSDLFILRGVPGHVRSDNGPEFIAKVVREWIVAVGAKTAFIEPGSPWENGYCESFNSKLRDELLNGEIFYSLAEAKVIIEAWRRYYNTERPHSSLGYKPPAPEAIIWPPPSRGSTPPSAQVMADKPIMH; encoded by the exons ATGCCCCAGAAGAAGCACAAGCCCGAAGAGATTGTCGCGAAGCTGCGCCAGGTCGATGTTTTGTTGTCACAAGGCCGCTCGGTTGGAGAAGCGGTTCGTTCGATCGGCGTGACGCAGTTTACGTATTACCGCTGGCGCAAGGAGTTCGGCGGTCTGAAGGGTGATCAGGTGAAGCGCCTCAAGGAGCTTGAGAAGGAGAACGACCGTCTGCGCAAAGCGGTGTCGGACCTGACGCTCGAGAAACTGATCCTCAAAGAGGCTGCCT TCGGGAAACTTCTAAGCCCTTCCCGTCGTCGTCGTTGTGTCGATCATGTCATGGCGAAGTTCTGCGTGTCGGAGCGCTTCGCCTGCAAGGTTCTCGGCCAGCACCGTTCGACCCAGCGCAAGAAGCCCAGAGGTCTGCATGATGAGGAGGCGCTGACTGCCGACATCATCCGTCTGGCTTCCCGGTATGGCCGCTATGGCTATCGTCGGATCACCGCGAAGTTGCGGTCGGAGGGATGGACGGTCAACGCCAAACGCGTCGAGCGCATCTGGCGGCGGGAGGGGCTGAAGGTTCCCCAGAAGCAACCGAAGAAAGGCCGGCTGTGGCTGAATGACGGATCGTGCATCCGGCTTCGGCCGGAGCATCCCAACCATGTCTGGTCCTATGACTTCGTCGAGGGCCGGACCCACGATGGCAGAAAGTTCCGCATGCTCAACATCATCGACGAGTTCACTCGGGAGTGCCTGGCGATCCGGATCGGTCGCAAGCTCAACTCGACCGACGTCATCGACGTTCTGTCGGACCTGTTCATCCTGCGCGGTGTGCCGGGCCATGTTCGTTCCGACAATGGTCCGGAGTTCATCGCCAAGGTCGTGCGGGAATGGATCGTGGCCGTCGGCGCAAAGACCGCCTTCATCGAGCCGGGCAGCCCGTGGGAAAACGGCTACTGCGAAAGCTTCAACTCGAAGCTCCGCGATGAACTGCTCAACGGTGAGATCTTCTACAGTCTCGCCGAAGCAAAGGTCATCATCGAGGCATGGAGACGCTACTACAACACCGAGCGGCCGCACTCATCGCTCGGATACAAGCCGCCGGCACCGGAGGCCATCATCTGGCCTCCACCGTCGCGCGGATCGACACCGCCATCGGCCCAGGTAATGGCCGACAAGCCGATCATGCATTAA